The genomic region CCCGTTTGAGGTCGACAGAAGAATAAACTTCCGTTTCATATTCATGGAAAAGCCCCTGCACATCGACACGCAACAGACTTAGTTTCTGTAGGAGAATGGACTTTCCGGTTGAGACTCGCAGCGGAAAATAAGCGTCAGGGGAGTTGAAGAATTCCAGAACCTGCGCAGTCGTGTATCCGGCAGTGCTGACCTGATCCAGGAAAATTTCACCGGAAAGAACTTCCTGGTGAACCGTATGACAGATGATGTCGACAGAAACTTTGGGAATTCGGAGCTCTTCCATTTTCCGTGTCTCAGTATAACCGCATTCACGCAAAAATCTGTCACTAGACGGTAATTCTGCAAAAGTTGCAAAAAACTCCCGAAACATTTAAGATAGCCATCTATATAGCCATTTGTTATGGAAAAGAAAGTAACTCCCAAACGATATTCGATTGCTGAAGCGCGCGATCAACTGGCCCGAGTCGTGCATGAAGCTGAGAAAGGCGAATCCATTGAGTTAACCCGTCGAGGAGAGCCCGTAGCCGTCCTAATCTCTCTACAGGAATATCAGCATACCAGGCGAGACAAGGGGCAGTTTTGGGATCGACTCAGAGA from bacterium harbors:
- a CDS encoding type II toxin-antitoxin system prevent-host-death family antitoxin; the encoded protein is MEKKVTPKRYSIAEARDQLARVVHEAEKGESIELTRRGEPVAVLISLQEYQHTRRDKGQFWDRLREFRKRMDKSSSVSDEFDDLRDPTSGRHVDFDK